The DNA region CGATATCGGCGGCTACACCTCGCGGGCGATCTCCACGTCGGCCTACCGCTACCAGGCCCGGTTCACACTGCACGTCAGCGCCGAGACCGCGGCGGAGCGGATCGCGCCCACCACCGGAGTGCTGGAGCCGATCGACGAGCACCGCTGCACCCTGCGGGCCGGGTCCAACTCGCTGGACGAGTTGGCCATCTACGTGACAACCAAAGGGTTCGACTTCCAGGTGCACGAACCCCCGGAACTTGTCGAGCACATCAGGACGCTGGCAGCCCGGCTCACGAGCGCGACGGATTAATAGGACCGTGGTCGGCGAGAGATACGCCGATGCTCCGTGTGGGCGAACCACGGGTGCGGGCCTTGGGGTTTGTCCAGGTGCGGGCCAGTTCCGAGACCCACGAAGCTATTAGGTCAATCGCGGTTGCGAAGGCGTCGAGGCGCGGACGGTTCAGGAACGAGTGACGGGACTCAGGCAGAACATGATGATCGACGTCGACTCCTGTAACCAGGAGCTCGGTCGCGAACTGGTCACCAGATGCCCGCCTGACCTCCGGGGAAGGCGAAACGGTCAGCAAGCGCGGGCCGTGAGCCCGCATAGTTGAGGTTCACAGCGTCCAGAAGCCATCGGGAATGTGTCAGCCGGCGGTGGCCACGCACTCGCCGTTGGATCTCGCGCGACCGGGGGTGCGACGAGTGGAAGAAGCCGTACGCAAGAACAATGCCCCGCGGGTTTGGCTCCGCGTCCAGGGCACGGAGCGTCGCTGCGGAGGCCAGGCACGCCCCGGCGCTTGCCCCACCGAGGATCACCCCTCCAGGGGACTGACTGCTCACACTTCGAAGGGCGGTCAGCAAGTCTTCTACCGGAAGAGGAAACAGCACCCGGGGCCGCCTTCCTCGCCTGCCAGCCCAACGTAGCCCGGGAAGTGGCGCGAGGCGGTAGTCCACCGTGACAACAGGGATCCCTCGTTGACCAAGTGCGCGGGCGACGTCGTGAGCTTCAGGCTGGTCAAGGCCGCCGGCAAAGAAGCCTCCGCCATGCGCCCAGACCATCGTCGGGGCTGGTGCTGTCGCTTCGCTCTCGAATACCGGTTGATACCAACGGATCGGGACCAGACCGTGCGGCCCGGCCGCTGTTGTATCGAGAACCGTTAGTTCATTCACACCAATGAAGGACGCCGCCATGCAATCGACCATATCGTCAACCGCGAGGCGCGGCAGTGTGACATTCTTGTTGGTTTGACTTCTATTTGAACTGACCAGTCAGTTCAGTTACGCTGGAAAGAGACATTCCCGGCGAAAGGCTATCTTTGCTCTCCGTACAGCAGCTCCACGTGAAAGGACGGCGGGACGATCTTCTTCCGCCCACCTCACTGCAAGCCAAAAGAGGGGAACTGCTCCTGGTTGCCGGCAACCGGCAGGACCATCGGACAGCACTTGCCCTCACGCTCAGCGGCCGCATGAAACCTGCCGGCGGCCACGTGGGCTGGGACACCAGCCCACGGACGAAATTCCTCCGCCTTGCAAGCGCCCTGGTTGATTCCCCAGGCGTGAATGAACCCGAACAGCATCTGAGCGTTCGCGACCTTGTCACAGAGGACCTCGCCCTGATACCCCGCCGCTACCGGGGAGCACTGCTCAGCGAGCCGTGGCTCAAAGTCAACAGCTTCGAGGATATCGCGGATCTCTGGACTGAACAGCTTCCGCCGGACCGTCGCATGAAACTCCTCACAGCCCTGGCCCTGGCCAACCCGCACACCGACCTCCTGGTGGTGGACTCCCCGGACCGGCACAGCGCCCAGCCTTCGGACTGGCTCCCCCGCCTTGAGCAGTTGGCGGACGACGGCGGCCGGCCGCTCGCCGTCGTGGCCACCGTCGCTGCCCTCCCGCCGTCGTGGAGGGGACCGGCGGCGGTCATTGGCAACTCCGTCCACAGCCCCAACGGCGCGCCGGCGCTTGCCTCAGATAATGAACTCCGACTCGAAACCGAGGACGCCAAGTGACTGTTCTGCGGCTGGCCCGCTCCGAACTCAAGCGCATGACCGGCGGGCTGCTGCCCAAGCTGACCATCCTGGCCCTGGTCATGGTGCCGCTGCTCTACGGTGCCGTATACCTCTACGCCAACTGGGATCCGTACGACAACCTGGACCGGGTCGACGCCGCCCTGGTGGTCGAGGACACGGGAGCCACGTCCAGCGACGGCACCGAACTTCAGGCGGGCACGAAGGTGGCGGACAGCCTGGTGGAGGGCAACGTCTTCAACTGGAAATCGGTCCCCAGTGCGGAAGAAGCCGACCAGGGGGTCA from Arthrobacter pascens includes:
- a CDS encoding alpha/beta hydrolase, whose amino-acid sequence is MVDCMAASFIGVNELTVLDTTAAGPHGLVPIRWYQPVFESEATAPAPTMVWAHGGGFFAGGLDQPEAHDVARALGQRGIPVVTVDYRLAPLPGLRWAGRRGRRPRVLFPLPVEDLLTALRSVSSQSPGGVILGGASAGACLASAATLRALDAEPNPRGIVLAYGFFHSSHPRSREIQRRVRGHRRLTHSRWLLDAVNLNYAGSRPALADRFAFPGGQAGIW
- a CDS encoding ABC transporter ATP-binding protein yields the protein MLSVQQLHVKGRRDDLLPPTSLQAKRGELLLVAGNRQDHRTALALTLSGRMKPAGGHVGWDTSPRTKFLRLASALVDSPGVNEPEQHLSVRDLVTEDLALIPRRYRGALLSEPWLKVNSFEDIADLWTEQLPPDRRMKLLTALALANPHTDLLVVDSPDRHSAQPSDWLPRLEQLADDGGRPLAVVATVAALPPSWRGPAAVIGNSVHSPNGAPALASDNELRLETEDAK